From Halosolutus amylolyticus, a single genomic window includes:
- a CDS encoding DUF7518 family protein: MSKNRVEQLESTVAELESTVEGLTDELIEAKERIRVLEAELDADTPTRVPERRSTEADLDDLAEEETAEANPDDVAEAAADADESAGDEAEDSGSDDIIVA, encoded by the coding sequence ATGTCGAAAAACCGCGTCGAGCAGCTCGAATCGACGGTGGCGGAACTCGAGTCAACTGTTGAGGGACTGACGGACGAACTCATCGAAGCGAAAGAGCGCATCCGCGTTCTCGAGGCCGAACTCGACGCCGACACGCCAACGCGCGTCCCGGAGCGCCGTAGCACCGAGGCGGACCTCGACGACCTCGCGGAGGAGGAGACGGCCGAAGCGAATCCGGACGACGTCGCCGAGGCAGCAGCCGACGCCGACGAGTCCGCCGGCGACGAAGCGGAAGACTCAGGTAGCGACGACATTATAG